One genomic segment of Intestinimonas butyriciproducens includes these proteins:
- a CDS encoding HU family DNA-binding protein, which translates to MNKAELINAAAEKAGLSKKDTESAVNAAIEAIVECLANDDKVQLVGFGAFEVKKRAERIGRNPKTKESIKIPASKVPVFKPGKALKDAVAK; encoded by the coding sequence ATGAATAAAGCTGAACTGATCAATGCCGCGGCTGAGAAGGCCGGCCTATCCAAGAAGGACACGGAGAGCGCGGTCAATGCCGCTATCGAGGCAATTGTGGAATGTCTGGCCAACGATGACAAGGTGCAGCTGGTAGGGTTCGGCGCTTTTGAGGTGAAGAAGCGCGCCGAGCGCATCGGTCGTAATCCCAAGACCAAGGAGAGCATCAAGATCCCGGCCTCCAAGGTGCCTGTCTTTAAGCCTGGTAAGGCCCTGAAGGACGCCGTCGCGAAATAA
- a CDS encoding RNA-binding S4 domain-containing protein produces the protein MRLDKWLKVSRLIKRRTVANEACDGQRVSANGRTVKASYDVKVGDVLEFRFGERVTRVEVLSVGEHVGKGEAAAMYKEL, from the coding sequence ATGCGTTTGGACAAATGGCTCAAGGTATCCCGCCTCATCAAGCGGCGGACCGTGGCCAACGAGGCCTGCGACGGGCAGAGGGTGTCTGCCAACGGGCGGACGGTGAAGGCCTCTTACGATGTGAAGGTGGGGGACGTGCTGGAGTTCCGTTTCGGCGAGCGGGTGACCCGGGTGGAGGTCCTCTCGGTGGGCGAACACGTGGGGAAGGGCGAGGCCGCCGCCATGTACAAGGAGCTGTGA
- a CDS encoding cation diffusion facilitator family transporter, whose product MTNWLVKTFIRDAGNGEDPAVRQRYGLLSGIVGILLNLCLSAGKFLAGVLTGSIAVTADAFNNLSDAGSSVVTLAGFHMAAKKADDDHPFGHGRIEYLSGLVVAVAILLVGLELVKSSLEKILAPEAVSFSWLSVGILLASILVKLWMAAFNRDLSRRIGSAAMAATATDSLSDVVATSAVLLGTLVGRFSGLRIDGWVGILVAAFILRAGWGAAKDTLDPLLGQSPDPSLVQGVQETVLSHPEITGIHDLVIHDYGPGRSMMSLHAEVPMDADVLEVHDIIDNVERELKEKFHTEAVIHMDPIATHDPAVNAMRGRVAGLVREIDPAMTIHDFRMTAGPDHQNLIFDTVVPYQCALTDEEVKAAIAQKAGELEGGPYFTVVSIDRAYAESPEP is encoded by the coding sequence ATGACGAACTGGCTGGTCAAGACCTTTATCCGGGACGCGGGAAATGGGGAGGACCCCGCCGTCCGGCAGCGGTATGGGCTCCTCTCCGGAATCGTGGGCATCCTCCTCAATCTGTGCCTCTCGGCGGGGAAATTCCTGGCCGGCGTCCTCACCGGGAGCATCGCCGTCACGGCAGACGCCTTCAACAACCTCTCCGACGCAGGCTCCTCGGTGGTGACCCTGGCCGGCTTCCATATGGCGGCGAAAAAGGCCGACGACGATCACCCCTTTGGCCACGGGCGCATCGAGTACCTCTCCGGCCTTGTGGTGGCGGTGGCCATTCTGCTGGTGGGGCTGGAGCTGGTCAAGTCGTCCCTGGAGAAGATCCTGGCCCCCGAGGCGGTCTCCTTTTCCTGGCTGTCGGTGGGCATCCTTCTGGCCTCCATCCTGGTGAAGCTGTGGATGGCGGCCTTCAACAGGGACCTGAGCCGCCGCATCGGCTCCGCCGCTATGGCGGCCACGGCGACAGATTCCCTCTCCGACGTGGTTGCCACCTCCGCCGTGCTGCTGGGCACCCTGGTGGGCCGCTTCTCCGGGCTGCGGATCGACGGCTGGGTGGGGATTCTGGTGGCTGCGTTTATCCTCAGGGCGGGCTGGGGCGCGGCCAAGGACACCCTGGATCCCCTGCTGGGACAGAGCCCCGATCCCTCCCTGGTCCAGGGCGTCCAGGAGACCGTGCTCAGCCACCCGGAGATCACCGGTATCCATGACCTGGTGATCCACGACTACGGACCGGGGCGGTCCATGATGTCCCTACACGCCGAGGTGCCCATGGACGCGGATGTGCTGGAGGTGCACGACATCATCGACAATGTGGAGCGGGAGCTCAAGGAAAAATTCCACACCGAGGCGGTCATACATATGGACCCCATCGCCACCCACGATCCCGCGGTCAACGCCATGCGGGGCCGGGTGGCGGGACTGGTGCGGGAGATCGATCCGGCCATGACCATACACGATTTCCGGATGACCGCCGGTCCCGACCATCAGAACCTGATCTTCGACACGGTGGTGCCCTATCAGTGCGCCCTCACCGACGAGGAGGTGAAGGCGGCCATCGCCCAAAAGGCCGGGGAGCTGGAGGGCGGACCTTACTTTACCGTGGTGTCCATCGACCGGGCCTACGCCGAGAGCCCGGAGCCCTGA
- a CDS encoding response regulator transcription factor — protein MPRKVLIVEDDGNIAELLHLYLEKEGFETQVAPDGGKGVELFRAFRPDLVLLDIMLPVMDGWSVLKKIRESDKTPVIMLTAKGETTDKVQGLEGGADDYIVKPFEMKEVLARIHAVLRRYGAEEGSEEKKLSFDKLVINLDSYELLVDGRRVDTPPKELELLYHLASSPNRVFTRNQLLDEVWGFDYFGDSRTVDVHIKRLREKLEGVSEQWSLKTVWGVGYKFEVIEPQ, from the coding sequence ATGCCGCGCAAGGTCCTGATCGTCGAGGACGACGGCAATATCGCGGAACTGCTACACCTCTATCTGGAGAAAGAGGGCTTTGAGACCCAGGTGGCCCCCGACGGCGGCAAGGGTGTGGAGCTCTTCCGCGCCTTCCGCCCCGACCTGGTTCTGCTGGACATCATGCTGCCCGTCATGGACGGCTGGTCCGTACTCAAGAAGATCCGGGAGTCCGACAAGACTCCCGTCATCATGCTCACCGCCAAGGGTGAGACCACGGACAAGGTCCAGGGCCTGGAGGGCGGGGCCGACGACTACATTGTTAAACCCTTCGAGATGAAGGAGGTCCTGGCCCGCATCCACGCCGTCCTCCGGCGCTACGGCGCAGAGGAGGGAAGCGAGGAGAAAAAGCTCAGCTTTGACAAGCTGGTGATCAATCTGGACTCCTACGAGCTGCTGGTAGACGGGCGGCGGGTGGATACGCCCCCCAAGGAGCTGGAGCTGCTCTACCACCTGGCCTCTTCCCCCAACCGGGTCTTTACCCGGAACCAGCTCCTGGACGAGGTGTGGGGCTTTGACTACTTCGGCGACTCCCGCACCGTGGATGTGCACATCAAGCGCCTGCGGGAAAAGCTGGAGGGTGTCTCGGAGCAGTGGAGCCTCAAAACCGTGTGGGGCGTGGGGTACAAATTTGAGGTCATCGAGCCCCAGTAA
- a CDS encoding sensor histidine kinase, whose translation MAGVILVSFALLGAAFITLSYRYTVSERQNSLRHNADYIAGVAGEAITSSEELGGFSMKAALFRPTVEAVAEVTDASVLFTMQDGQIIYAGDSTGEQSGMVGQYIPSGVVQTIYTTGTFGAMSDLEGIFPEKRYVAGAPVLLPIQGGQQVVALVFVSAEAGSITEMWRAFANIFLFTAVVVMLVAFITSSVTSLRMTRPLKDMAEAVRKFGHGEYETRVSCGGRCDEVGELAEAFNAMADNIAQSEARRSEFVANISHELKTPMTTISGFAEGILDGTIPPDREREYLKVISSETKRLSRLVRKMLDLSRLQSAEYVTPQEQFDVSEVMLRVLVSLETKINDKHLDVDTQLPDDPVQVWGDPDAITQVCYNLLDNAIKFSYEESTLGITVTTRAGKAYVSVRNHGDTIPPDELPLVFDRFHKTDRSRSVDREGVGLGLYIVKTVLNNHHENITVTSADGVTEFTFTLTLA comes from the coding sequence ATGGCGGGCGTGATCCTGGTGTCTTTCGCGCTGCTGGGCGCGGCCTTTATCACCCTCTCCTACCGCTACACCGTCAGCGAACGCCAGAATTCCCTGCGGCACAACGCCGACTACATCGCCGGGGTAGCCGGAGAGGCCATCACCAGCAGCGAGGAGCTGGGCGGCTTTTCCATGAAGGCCGCCCTCTTCCGGCCCACGGTGGAGGCTGTGGCGGAGGTGACGGACGCCTCCGTTCTCTTCACCATGCAGGACGGACAGATCATCTATGCCGGGGACAGCACCGGGGAGCAGAGCGGCATGGTGGGACAATACATCCCCAGCGGCGTGGTGCAGACCATCTACACCACCGGAACCTTCGGAGCCATGAGCGATCTGGAGGGGATCTTTCCCGAAAAACGGTACGTGGCGGGGGCCCCTGTGCTGCTGCCCATCCAAGGCGGCCAGCAGGTGGTGGCTCTGGTCTTTGTCTCCGCCGAGGCCGGCAGCATCACCGAGATGTGGCGGGCCTTCGCCAACATCTTCCTCTTTACCGCCGTTGTGGTCATGCTGGTGGCCTTTATCACCAGCTCCGTCACCTCCCTCCGGATGACCCGGCCCCTCAAGGATATGGCGGAGGCCGTGCGGAAGTTCGGGCACGGGGAGTATGAGACCCGGGTAAGCTGCGGCGGCCGCTGCGACGAGGTGGGGGAGCTGGCCGAGGCCTTCAACGCCATGGCGGACAACATCGCCCAATCCGAGGCCCGGAGAAGTGAATTCGTGGCCAACATTTCCCATGAGCTCAAGACTCCCATGACCACAATCTCCGGCTTTGCCGAGGGCATCCTGGACGGCACCATTCCCCCCGACCGGGAGCGGGAGTATCTGAAGGTCATCTCCTCAGAGACCAAGCGCCTGTCCCGGCTGGTGCGGAAAATGCTGGACCTCTCCCGGCTCCAGTCCGCCGAGTATGTCACGCCCCAGGAGCAGTTCGACGTCTCTGAGGTTATGCTCCGGGTGCTGGTGAGCCTGGAGACCAAGATCAACGACAAGCATCTGGATGTGGACACCCAGCTTCCGGATGATCCGGTCCAGGTCTGGGGCGATCCGGACGCCATCACCCAGGTGTGCTATAATCTGCTGGACAACGCCATCAAGTTCTCCTATGAGGAGAGCACCCTGGGCATCACAGTGACCACCCGGGCGGGCAAGGCCTATGTCTCGGTCCGCAACCACGGGGACACCATCCCGCCCGACGAGCTCCCCCTGGTCTTTGACCGCTTCCACAAGACGGACCGCTCAAGAAGCGTGGACCGGGAGGGCGTGGGCCTGGGGCTCTATATTGTCAAGACTGTCCTCAACAACCACCACGAAAACATCACCGTGACCAGTGCGGACGGGGTGACGGAGTTCACCTTCACGCTGACGTTGGCGTAG
- a CDS encoding S1C family serine protease encodes MHPYYFDPPPEENTGEGSPAVRPAPQEPPGRREGEQQPAAHAGPAVRPTRRKSERGAALVLAALTLVLGGTAVLLALRAQPLVDAGAFYPSGGGQASVTPSLSFQAELERAPTGDGTVLSLEAKPEGEGMRLQDIYRKVIPSIVSIQATVAKGTLQGVSQGTGILMSGDGYLITNAHVIDGAFRVDVSLEDGRGFQAKLVGSDSTTDLAVLKIEAEGLTPAAFGDSEDMVVGDAVVAIGNPMGEELRGTMTDGILSAINRDMEVDGNPMTLLQTTAALNTGNSGGALVNDRGQVIGITNMKLVSTDADSNTLEGLGFAIPTATVKPVVDSLIQSGHVTGRPTLGVTVRGLYPSEKEARGVACGLLVDAVQAGSDAADKVQAGDILLTANGTELNTTDDLLAVRDALDVGESILFQADREGACLEYSVRLVEQYELNQ; translated from the coding sequence ATGCATCCGTATTATTTTGATCCTCCCCCGGAGGAGAACACCGGAGAAGGCTCCCCAGCGGTCCGGCCCGCACCGCAGGAGCCGCCCGGCCGGCGGGAAGGGGAGCAGCAGCCCGCCGCCCATGCAGGACCGGCGGTGCGACCGACCCGCCGAAAGTCCGAGCGGGGCGCGGCGTTGGTCCTGGCCGCCCTGACCCTGGTGCTGGGAGGGACGGCGGTGCTGCTGGCCCTGCGGGCACAGCCGCTGGTGGACGCGGGAGCGTTCTATCCCTCCGGAGGCGGGCAGGCCTCCGTCACTCCCTCCCTCTCCTTTCAGGCGGAACTGGAGCGGGCGCCCACCGGGGACGGCACCGTGCTCTCCCTGGAGGCCAAGCCGGAGGGAGAGGGGATGCGCCTCCAGGACATCTATCGGAAGGTCATCCCCTCCATCGTATCCATCCAGGCCACGGTGGCGAAGGGCACGCTCCAGGGCGTGAGCCAGGGCACCGGCATCCTGATGAGCGGGGACGGCTACCTCATCACCAACGCCCACGTCATCGACGGGGCCTTTCGGGTGGACGTCTCCCTGGAGGACGGACGCGGGTTCCAGGCAAAGCTGGTGGGAAGCGACAGCACCACCGATCTGGCCGTGCTGAAGATCGAGGCCGAGGGGCTCACCCCCGCCGCCTTCGGGGACTCCGAGGACATGGTGGTGGGGGACGCGGTGGTGGCCATCGGCAACCCCATGGGAGAGGAGCTGCGGGGCACCATGACCGACGGCATCCTCTCCGCCATCAACCGGGACATGGAGGTGGACGGTAACCCAATGACCCTCCTCCAGACCACCGCCGCGCTTAATACCGGCAATTCCGGGGGGGCTCTGGTCAACGACCGGGGGCAGGTCATCGGGATCACCAACATGAAGCTGGTCTCCACCGACGCCGACAGCAATACCCTGGAGGGGCTGGGCTTCGCCATCCCCACCGCCACGGTGAAGCCGGTGGTGGACTCCCTCATCCAGAGCGGCCACGTCACCGGACGGCCCACCCTGGGCGTCACGGTGCGGGGGCTCTACCCCTCTGAGAAGGAGGCCAGGGGAGTGGCCTGCGGCCTGCTGGTGGATGCCGTCCAGGCTGGCTCGGACGCCGCGGACAAGGTGCAGGCGGGGGATATCCTCCTCACCGCCAACGGCACCGAGCTGAACACCACCGACGATCTGCTGGCCGTCCGGGACGCCCTGGACGTGGGCGAGAGCATCCTCTTCCAGGCGGACCGGGAGGGAGCCTGCCTGGAGTACTCCGTCCGGCTGGTGGAGCAGTATGAACTCAACCAATGA
- a CDS encoding kinase to dihydroxyacetone kinase — protein MLDYPFDTQLLIEGEDLSEDDIHDYIQAHIPGDCLLAVGDESLVKIHFHTNVPWAVLEYCASLGEIHDIVVENMERQSNGLSG, from the coding sequence ATGCTGGACTATCCGTTCGACACCCAACTGCTCATCGAGGGGGAAGACCTCTCGGAAGACGACATCCACGACTACATTCAGGCCCACATCCCGGGGGACTGCCTGCTGGCGGTGGGGGATGAGTCGCTGGTCAAGATCCACTTCCACACCAACGTCCCCTGGGCGGTGCTGGAGTACTGTGCTTCCCTGGGGGAGATCCACGACATTGTAGTGGAGAACATGGAGCGGCAGTCCAACGGCCTCTCCGGCTGA
- a CDS encoding CAP domain-containing protein: MKRQIACLGLALSLWTGLASPALAAGFADVPEGHWARDSVAYVTEKGLFQGAGGDRFIPDAVMTRSMLAEVLYRYAGAPAVTGSGTYSDVPDGAYYRDAVTWAYQSGLYPDSGAATGGELKPDEAVQRGEFAVMLYRFALLTGDSPAAEEAPAGPFSDMEGVDGEVRLAVLGWACPNGILTGTGETTMDPEGGVTRAEAAVMLARYDQTFRWTGREKAEAPDGLEAARQELVALTNGLRQEAGEAPLETDETLMAAAQIRAEECAAMDDLDNYNHVRPDGGPFYTVLGDRLTGYASENLAMVSALSAREAVTVWENSSGHYQNMVNPEITRIGVGVARSDSGLYYYCQIFTDG, from the coding sequence ATGAAAAGACAGATCGCATGCCTGGGCCTGGCACTGAGCCTTTGGACCGGGCTGGCGTCACCGGCCCTGGCCGCCGGCTTTGCCGATGTGCCTGAGGGCCACTGGGCCCGCGACAGCGTGGCCTACGTCACGGAGAAGGGGCTGTTTCAGGGCGCGGGTGGGGATCGTTTTATCCCGGATGCCGTCATGACCCGGTCCATGCTGGCAGAGGTGCTCTACCGCTACGCGGGGGCCCCTGCCGTCACCGGCTCCGGGACTTATTCCGACGTACCTGATGGGGCCTATTACAGGGACGCGGTGACCTGGGCCTATCAGAGCGGGCTGTATCCGGACAGCGGAGCGGCGACCGGAGGGGAGCTCAAGCCCGATGAGGCCGTTCAGAGGGGGGAGTTTGCGGTCATGCTCTACCGCTTTGCCCTGCTGACGGGGGACAGCCCGGCGGCGGAGGAGGCCCCGGCAGGACCCTTTTCCGATATGGAAGGGGTGGACGGGGAGGTCCGGCTGGCGGTGCTGGGCTGGGCCTGTCCCAACGGCATCCTGACAGGTACCGGGGAGACCACCATGGACCCGGAGGGCGGTGTGACCCGGGCGGAGGCCGCGGTCATGCTGGCACGGTACGACCAGACCTTCCGGTGGACGGGCCGGGAGAAGGCGGAGGCGCCCGACGGGCTGGAGGCGGCGCGGCAGGAGCTTGTGGCCCTGACCAATGGGCTCCGCCAGGAGGCCGGCGAGGCCCCACTGGAGACGGACGAGACCCTGATGGCGGCCGCCCAGATCCGGGCCGAGGAGTGCGCGGCCATGGACGATCTGGACAACTACAACCATGTGCGCCCCGACGGAGGACCGTTTTACACCGTCTTGGGAGACCGGCTTACCGGATACGCCTCCGAAAACCTGGCCATGGTCTCCGCCCTCTCCGCCCGAGAGGCGGTGACGGTCTGGGAAAATTCCAGCGGGCACTATCAGAATATGGTCAACCCGGAGATTACCCGTATCGGAGTGGGGGTAGCCCGCTCGGACAGCGGACTGTACTATTACTGCCAGATCTTTACGGACGGCTGA
- a CDS encoding PTS transporter subunit IIC, with translation MDGCKSFLARKNIVISAKRYGIDALGAMAQGLFCSLLIGTIIKTLGQQLGLPFLVDIGGYASAMSGPAMAAAIGYALQAPPLVLFSLIAVGSAANGLGGAGGPLAVLVIAILAAEVGKAVSKETKVDILVTPLVTICVGVALSAWWAPAIGAAASAFGQLIQDATVLQPFWMGIVVSVLVGVALTLPISSAAICAAFNLTGLAGGAAVAGCCANMVGFAVLSFRENRWGGLVSQGIGTSMLQMPNIVRNPRIWLPAILTSAVTGPIATCVFRLEMNDPASGVASGMGTCGLVGQIGVYSGWVNDVATGVKAAITPFDWLGLILISFVLPAVLCWAFGLFFRRIGWIKEGDLTLS, from the coding sequence ATGGACGGATGCAAGTCTTTCCTCGCCCGCAAGAATATCGTAATCTCCGCCAAACGCTACGGCATTGACGCGCTGGGCGCCATGGCCCAGGGGCTTTTCTGCTCCCTGCTCATCGGCACCATCATCAAGACCCTGGGCCAGCAGCTTGGCCTCCCCTTTTTGGTGGACATCGGCGGCTACGCCTCGGCCATGTCCGGTCCGGCCATGGCCGCCGCCATCGGGTACGCCCTTCAGGCGCCGCCTCTGGTATTGTTCTCCCTTATCGCCGTGGGCTCCGCCGCCAATGGTCTGGGCGGCGCGGGGGGGCCGCTGGCCGTGCTGGTCATCGCCATTTTGGCCGCAGAGGTCGGCAAGGCCGTCTCCAAGGAGACCAAGGTGGACATTCTGGTGACGCCCCTGGTCACCATCTGCGTGGGCGTGGCCCTCTCGGCCTGGTGGGCCCCGGCCATCGGGGCCGCGGCCTCCGCCTTCGGTCAGCTCATTCAGGACGCCACCGTGCTCCAGCCCTTCTGGATGGGCATCGTGGTATCCGTGCTGGTGGGCGTCGCCCTGACCCTCCCCATCTCCTCCGCGGCCATCTGCGCCGCGTTCAACCTCACTGGGCTGGCCGGGGGCGCCGCCGTGGCCGGCTGCTGCGCCAACATGGTGGGCTTCGCCGTGCTCTCCTTCCGGGAGAACCGCTGGGGTGGCCTGGTGAGCCAAGGCATCGGCACCTCCATGCTCCAAATGCCCAACATCGTTCGGAATCCCCGCATCTGGCTTCCCGCCATCCTTACCTCCGCCGTCACCGGCCCCATCGCCACCTGCGTGTTCCGCCTGGAGATGAACGACCCCGCCAGCGGCGTGGCCTCCGGCATGGGGACCTGCGGACTGGTGGGGCAGATCGGAGTCTACAGCGGCTGGGTGAATGATGTAGCCACCGGCGTCAAGGCCGCCATCACCCCCTTTGACTGGCTGGGCCTGATCCTCATCTCCTTTGTCCTCCCCGCCGTGCTCTGCTGGGCCTTCGGTCTCTTCTTCCGCAGGATCGGCTGGATCAAGGAGGGGGACCTCACCCTCTCTTAG